One Novosphingobium sp. EMRT-2 DNA segment encodes these proteins:
- a CDS encoding Crp/Fnr family transcriptional regulator, producing the protein MKLLQYVDLSSTDMALVDDLVDTEIRTVKAGGDLVREGDHIHFLKIVLDGWGCRYKLLENGSRQIVAFLLPGDLCNPVFPVAGTIDHSIGAIDKMHCALVLSDAVELVRTQSPRIRLALGVEGTATLAIQREWTRNVAARSARQRIGHLFCELAHRLRAIGAATPDGFDSPLTQIHLAEATGLSTVHVNRVIQDLRARDLIHWQGGRITMPDPAALEAYCHFRPTYLQFGR; encoded by the coding sequence ATGAAACTCCTGCAATATGTCGACCTGTCCTCGACGGACATGGCGCTGGTGGATGATCTCGTGGACACCGAAATCCGCACGGTGAAAGCCGGCGGCGATCTCGTGCGCGAAGGCGATCACATCCATTTCCTCAAGATCGTGCTGGATGGTTGGGGATGCCGCTACAAACTGTTGGAAAACGGAAGCCGTCAGATTGTGGCCTTTCTCCTGCCGGGCGATCTGTGCAATCCGGTTTTCCCGGTGGCTGGAACGATCGATCATTCCATTGGCGCTATCGACAAGATGCACTGCGCATTGGTTCTGTCCGATGCCGTCGAACTGGTCCGGACCCAGTCACCCCGAATCCGCCTGGCCCTTGGCGTCGAAGGAACTGCCACGCTCGCCATTCAGCGCGAATGGACACGCAATGTTGCAGCGCGCAGCGCACGCCAGCGCATCGGCCATCTGTTTTGCGAGCTTGCACACCGCCTGCGGGCAATAGGAGCCGCCACGCCCGACGGGTTTGACTCGCCGCTCACACAGATTCACCTCGCCGAAGCCACCGGGCTTTCCACGGTGCACGTGAATCGGGTGATCCAGGATCTGCGCGCGCGCGACCTCATCCATTGGCAGGGAGGGCGCATCACCATGCCGGACCCGGCCGCGCTGGAGGCCTATTGCCACTTCCGCCCGACGTATCTGCAATTTGGGCGCTGA
- a CDS encoding FecR domain-containing protein translates to MRKTNRIARPFAALAFVLPAIVGQQGHAASPPVAAAAQDQIEYTVRAGDNLYRIAARYFVRQADYREVQRINRVADPLRLPVGSRLRVPVRLLRTEPLQARILAARGTVTMESGGAAVRPAPGIAVMPGAVLETGVDGFIGLALSNGSQVSLPTRTRVRLVAMRRILLTGSVDFDVAVERGKIETQATPLQADGSRFRLRTPRAVSAIRGTVLRIAYDDAGASITEVVEGKVAVQGDPSAAETMLAQGFGAQVSPGGAVAVEALLPAPDLVDAGKVLVDPVVALRARSQSGAKGYHVQVAADSSFADLVTEASADGDTVTLPALADGRWFVRLTAFSATGIEGLPQVYSLRRSLTGLSASAAQDGDRITIKWLGQGASDARRLYRFQLARGDAKAAPMIDEPGLQDAQMGVSGLADGVYFWRVGVQQYADGDVTENWTPFQKFTVTGAGR, encoded by the coding sequence ATGCGCAAGACTAACCGGATCGCTCGCCCGTTTGCGGCTCTCGCCTTTGTCCTGCCCGCGATAGTGGGCCAGCAAGGCCACGCCGCATCCCCGCCAGTGGCGGCGGCGGCGCAGGATCAGATCGAATACACCGTGCGTGCGGGCGACAATCTCTATCGGATCGCGGCGCGCTACTTTGTCCGGCAGGCCGATTATCGCGAGGTTCAGCGTATCAACCGCGTGGCCGACCCCTTGCGGCTGCCGGTGGGATCGCGGCTGCGCGTGCCGGTGCGCCTGCTGAGGACAGAGCCGTTGCAGGCCCGCATCCTGGCGGCGCGTGGCACGGTGACAATGGAGAGCGGCGGTGCGGCGGTCCGCCCCGCACCCGGGATCGCGGTAATGCCCGGGGCGGTTCTGGAGACCGGGGTCGATGGTTTCATCGGGCTTGCCCTGTCCAATGGCTCGCAAGTGTCATTGCCCACCCGCACGCGCGTGCGGCTGGTCGCGATGCGGCGTATCCTGCTGACGGGAAGCGTCGATTTCGATGTCGCGGTGGAACGCGGCAAGATCGAGACGCAGGCCACCCCGCTGCAAGCGGATGGCAGCCGTTTCCGCCTGCGCACCCCGCGCGCGGTTTCCGCCATTCGCGGCACCGTCCTGCGTATCGCTTATGATGATGCCGGCGCATCGATAACCGAAGTGGTCGAAGGCAAGGTCGCGGTACAGGGCGATCCGTCGGCGGCCGAAACCATGCTGGCGCAGGGGTTCGGCGCGCAAGTCTCTCCCGGTGGCGCTGTCGCCGTGGAAGCGCTGTTGCCGGCACCCGATCTGGTCGATGCGGGGAAGGTGCTGGTCGATCCCGTGGTCGCCCTGCGAGCGCGGTCGCAGAGCGGGGCGAAGGGGTATCACGTCCAGGTCGCGGCCGATTCCAGTTTTGCCGATCTGGTTACCGAGGCCAGCGCCGATGGCGATACGGTGACGCTGCCGGCTCTGGCGGACGGGCGGTGGTTCGTGCGTCTGACCGCCTTTTCCGCCACCGGCATCGAGGGCTTGCCGCAGGTCTATTCCCTGCGCCGTTCGCTGACCGGGCTGAGTGCCAGCGCCGCGCAGGACGGGGACCGGATCACGATCAAGTGGCTGGGGCAGGGGGCAAGCGACGCGCGCCGGCTCTATCGCTTCCAGCTGGCGCGCGGTGACGCCAAGGCGGCGCCGATGATCGACGAGCCTGGCCTCCAGGATGCGCAGATGGGCGTGTCGGGGCTGGCCGACGGAGTCTATTTCTGGCGCGTGGGCGTGCAGCAATATGCCGATGGCGATGTCACGGAAAACTGGACGCCTTTCCAGAAGTTCACGGTCACGGGCGCGGGCCGATAG
- a CDS encoding EAL domain-containing protein, translating into MFDILFCIRDQHDFTLVLLAAGVCLLSTVTAVLLLRQSSVAKGSSARNWAVIGGGVTGFGIWSTHFIAMLGYDPGVVMGYKAGLTIGSLAIVVVSMVIAFLLAIRAKTRTGRLGAGVLAGSGFATMHYVGMAAVEMPATIQWRSSYVALSLLLAILPFYAGLEKAVQRNGRAHGFAAALMMTGAVVGLHFSGMAAIRLIPARLHTEAMLLSPSTMAVLVGSVSVLLLALCIGSWAITRRANAAIEVSERQFSILVKGISDCALYMLDLEGRVASWNAGAQRLKGYQASEVLGLPLGRFYTPEDRAAGAPQRALAQALADGKFTGEGWRMRRDGSRFWAHVTIERIVDVAGEHIGFAKITRDMTRFKEDQDRIREAHHRLDAALEHMHQGLCLFDASQRLVLRNHRFADLWQLPEDSCPPGWTLMDVARAALEARTGGRVSDERLENMNLLLQRSLASPELPPVIAEFGEDFVVSISSRPMPNGGWVMTFEDITERSRSEARIAHMAMHDDLTGLPNRASFNHWLDRELELAELRDDQVALAIIDLDRFKEINDTQGHVAGDMLLQRIANAMSAVLGDGETVARIGGDEFAAAKHFSSPAELSDFVARLSRCFDIPFGAQDGIAVGASLGIAIYPTDATGREALLNNADLAMYRAKGNLGERICYYEQGMDESARHRRQLANDLRHAVARGELAVLYQPQHSLKNGEISGYEALLRWHHPRFGIVSPVEFIPIAEENGEIMKLGEWVLRMACAEAVFWPQKHKIAVNLSPVQLLQADLPEIVTRVLVETGLSPHRLELEITETALIADKVRSLHTLRRIKALGVSVAMDDFGTGYSSLDTLHSFPFDKIKIDKSFLLESEHNEQARAIIRAVLALGKSLQIPVLAEGVETIGQLELLVSAGCEEAQGYYFGKPAVAPSAPLKDAKAG; encoded by the coding sequence ATGTTCGATATCCTTTTCTGCATTCGCGATCAGCATGATTTCACCCTCGTGCTGCTGGCGGCGGGCGTGTGCCTCCTGTCGACCGTGACAGCCGTCCTCCTGCTTCGCCAATCGAGCGTGGCAAAGGGAAGCAGCGCCCGGAACTGGGCAGTGATCGGCGGAGGGGTAACCGGGTTCGGCATCTGGTCCACGCACTTCATCGCGATGCTCGGCTACGATCCGGGCGTGGTGATGGGGTACAAGGCGGGGCTGACGATCGGTTCGCTCGCCATCGTCGTCGTCAGCATGGTAATCGCGTTCCTGCTCGCGATCAGGGCCAAAACGCGCACCGGCCGCCTTGGAGCCGGCGTGCTTGCGGGCTCCGGTTTCGCGACCATGCATTATGTCGGCATGGCGGCCGTTGAGATGCCCGCCACGATCCAATGGCGATCGTCCTACGTCGCGCTTTCGCTGCTGCTTGCGATCCTGCCCTTCTATGCCGGGCTGGAAAAGGCGGTGCAACGCAATGGGCGCGCGCACGGTTTCGCCGCGGCGCTGATGATGACGGGCGCGGTGGTTGGACTGCACTTTTCCGGGATGGCCGCAATCCGGCTGATCCCCGCCCGTCTGCATACCGAAGCGATGCTGCTTTCGCCCAGCACAATGGCCGTCCTGGTCGGCAGCGTGTCGGTGCTGCTGCTGGCGCTTTGCATCGGCAGCTGGGCGATCACGCGCCGGGCTAACGCCGCGATCGAGGTCAGCGAGCGGCAGTTCAGCATCCTGGTCAAGGGCATCTCCGACTGCGCGCTCTACATGCTCGATCTCGAAGGGCGCGTGGCCAGCTGGAACGCCGGTGCGCAGCGCCTGAAGGGCTATCAGGCGAGCGAGGTTCTCGGCCTTCCGCTCGGGCGATTTTATACGCCGGAAGACCGCGCCGCCGGTGCGCCGCAGCGGGCGCTGGCCCAGGCACTGGCCGACGGCAAGTTCACCGGCGAAGGCTGGCGCATGCGCCGCGATGGCTCGCGCTTCTGGGCGCATGTCACCATCGAGCGGATCGTCGATGTCGCGGGCGAACACATCGGTTTCGCCAAGATCACGCGCGATATGACGCGCTTCAAGGAAGACCAGGACCGGATCAGGGAGGCGCACCATCGTCTTGATGCCGCGCTGGAGCACATGCACCAGGGCCTGTGCCTGTTCGATGCCAGCCAGCGGCTGGTGCTGCGCAATCATCGGTTCGCCGACCTCTGGCAGCTGCCCGAAGATAGCTGCCCGCCGGGCTGGACGCTGATGGACGTGGCGCGGGCCGCGCTGGAGGCGCGGACGGGTGGCCGGGTTTCCGACGAGCGGCTGGAAAACATGAACCTTCTGCTTCAGCGCTCGCTTGCGTCGCCGGAACTGCCGCCCGTGATTGCCGAATTCGGCGAGGATTTCGTGGTCTCGATTTCCAGCAGGCCCATGCCGAACGGTGGATGGGTGATGACTTTCGAGGATATTACCGAACGCAGCCGTTCGGAGGCCCGCATCGCCCACATGGCCATGCACGATGATCTCACCGGCCTTCCCAACCGCGCCAGCTTCAACCACTGGCTTGATCGGGAACTGGAACTGGCGGAACTGCGCGACGATCAGGTCGCCCTGGCGATCATCGACCTCGATCGCTTCAAGGAAATCAACGATACGCAAGGGCATGTCGCCGGCGACATGCTCCTGCAGCGGATCGCGAACGCGATGTCGGCCGTGCTGGGGGACGGGGAGACGGTCGCGCGGATCGGGGGCGATGAATTCGCGGCCGCCAAGCACTTTTCCTCGCCCGCCGAACTGTCGGATTTCGTGGCCCGGCTGAGCCGTTGCTTCGATATTCCGTTCGGCGCGCAGGACGGCATTGCCGTGGGCGCCAGCCTTGGCATCGCGATATACCCCACCGATGCCACGGGCCGCGAGGCGCTGCTCAACAACGCCGATCTCGCGATGTACCGGGCCAAGGGCAACCTGGGCGAGCGCATCTGCTATTACGAACAGGGCATGGACGAAAGCGCGCGCCATCGCCGACAACTGGCGAACGACCTGCGACACGCTGTGGCGCGGGGAGAGCTTGCTGTCCTGTATCAGCCGCAACACTCGCTCAAGAACGGGGAAATCAGCGGCTATGAAGCGCTGTTGCGCTGGCACCATCCCCGCTTCGGCATTGTGTCGCCCGTGGAGTTCATCCCGATCGCCGAGGAAAACGGCGAGATCATGAAGCTGGGCGAATGGGTCTTGCGCATGGCCTGTGCGGAAGCGGTCTTCTGGCCGCAGAAGCACAAGATCGCCGTAAATCTCTCGCCCGTTCAATTGCTGCAGGCCGACTTGCCGGAAATCGTCACGCGCGTACTGGTGGAGACCGGCCTTTCGCCCCACCGGCTCGAACTGGAAATCACGGAGACCGCGCTGATCGCCGACAAGGTGAGGTCGCTGCACACGCTCCGCCGCATCAAGGCGCTTGGCGTCAGCGTTGCCATGGACGATTTCGGCACGGGCTATTCGTCGCTGGATACGCTGCATTCGTTCCCGTTCGACAAGATCAAGATCGACAAGTCGTTCCTGCTTGAATCCGAACACAACGAACAGGCCCGCGCGATCATCCGCGCCGTGCTGGCACTGGGCAAGAGCCTGCAGATCCCGGTGCTGGCGGAAGGCGTGGAAACGATCGGCCAGCTCGAACTGCTCGTCTCCGCAGGCTGCGAGGAAGCCCAGGGGTATTACTTCGGCAAGCCTGCCGTGGCTCCCAGCGCGCCCTTGAAAGATGCGAAGGCGGGATAG
- a CDS encoding CHASE2 domain-containing protein, with protein sequence MLYRRLLIEWLVVVIAASLLVIGSVRGRWTAPLDNILLDSMTLIRPANADDRIMLVEIDESSLARIGTWPWPRSVHASALEMAAKARPAAIGYDVLFIEPTAEDARFAEGLRAAAPVYLPMLPGLPDADGRAATTADQKPPPPISAAAAGLGSVDVNFDDDGVVRRFEPRLNGAVPHLTELLVRRIDPQAYQAHPPAMTQIIPFQRPGAFRRVSFDDLQAGRVPDALIRGKVLLFGGIASGFGDRFLVPFSAGTLMSGVELQANMLNALLHGDFYHAVGTPWVTAFSLLPVLLLLLAFLHFGPMTNLRLSLAGLGVVSAASVGLLLTTGWWVPPGSALLGLVVVYSLWGWRRLAAVSEFLTAEVVQLQKEPDLVPAVVPASGRGDLVNVETNRLHDVIAQLRALRAFIAEILARLPDAVCVVDHDGTVVMGNIAADRLFGRAVRDQPLLPLLAGIGLGGAVREGEVTLPDGRTLVLSRAVIDGIGTIMRFADITELKAASRAREEALQFLSHDMRAPFSAVIALLQDRTSGDSGAVTAETALRIRQHAGRGLQLADDFVQLARLENASVVAEPVDLAGALAEAIDLVWQRARQRNVAIRERIDDDDLWVMGDPALVQRALLNLLGNAVKFAPEGGTVECHIVREGALAACSITGQGPPMPPERARDPFIPFAPGTDAAGEASRGLGLAFVRMAAERQNGSVGYREMPDGMKEFTIRLPLATDD encoded by the coding sequence ATGCTCTATCGCCGGCTGCTGATCGAATGGCTGGTCGTGGTGATCGCGGCCAGCTTGCTGGTCATAGGATCGGTGCGAGGGCGGTGGACCGCGCCGCTCGATAATATCCTGCTGGATTCGATGACGCTGATCCGTCCCGCCAACGCGGACGACCGGATCATGCTGGTCGAAATCGACGAGAGCAGCCTAGCGCGGATCGGCACTTGGCCGTGGCCCCGCTCCGTCCACGCGAGCGCGCTCGAAATGGCGGCGAAGGCGCGGCCTGCTGCGATCGGTTACGACGTCCTGTTCATCGAGCCCACGGCCGAGGACGCGCGTTTCGCCGAAGGATTGCGCGCGGCGGCGCCGGTCTATCTTCCCATGCTGCCAGGCTTGCCGGATGCCGATGGCCGCGCGGCGACCACGGCGGATCAGAAGCCGCCCCCGCCGATCAGCGCGGCGGCGGCGGGGCTGGGGTCGGTGGACGTCAACTTCGATGACGATGGCGTCGTGCGCCGCTTCGAACCCCGGCTTAACGGGGCGGTCCCGCATCTGACGGAACTGCTTGTCCGGCGCATCGATCCGCAAGCTTACCAGGCCCATCCGCCCGCGATGACGCAGATCATCCCGTTTCAGCGACCGGGCGCGTTCCGGCGCGTGTCGTTCGATGATCTGCAGGCAGGGCGAGTTCCGGATGCGTTGATCCGTGGCAAGGTTCTGCTGTTCGGCGGGATCGCGTCGGGCTTTGGCGATCGCTTCCTCGTGCCGTTTTCAGCCGGCACCCTGATGTCGGGCGTGGAATTGCAGGCCAACATGCTCAACGCCCTGCTGCACGGCGATTTCTACCATGCCGTCGGCACGCCGTGGGTCACCGCGTTCAGCCTCCTGCCGGTGCTGCTGCTGTTGCTGGCTTTCCTGCATTTCGGGCCGATGACCAACTTGCGCCTTTCGCTGGCGGGGTTGGGCGTGGTGTCGGCCGCTTCGGTGGGCTTGCTGCTGACAACCGGCTGGTGGGTTCCACCGGGCTCGGCTTTGCTGGGGCTGGTGGTGGTCTATTCGCTGTGGGGCTGGCGGCGGCTGGCGGCCGTGAGCGAGTTCCTGACCGCCGAAGTGGTCCAGCTCCAGAAGGAGCCCGACCTTGTCCCGGCGGTCGTGCCCGCATCCGGGCGCGGCGATCTCGTCAACGTGGAGACCAACCGCCTGCATGACGTGATCGCCCAGTTGCGGGCCTTGCGCGCCTTCATCGCGGAAATCCTGGCCCGGCTGCCCGATGCGGTCTGCGTGGTCGATCACGATGGCACGGTGGTGATGGGAAACATCGCGGCCGACCGCCTGTTCGGGCGCGCGGTGCGTGACCAGCCGTTGCTGCCTCTGCTGGCCGGGATCGGTCTGGGCGGGGCCGTGCGCGAAGGCGAGGTGACGTTGCCCGATGGGCGGACGCTGGTGCTATCCCGCGCGGTGATCGACGGGATCGGCACGATCATGCGCTTTGCCGACATTACCGAGTTGAAAGCGGCATCCCGCGCACGGGAAGAGGCGCTGCAGTTTCTCAGCCACGATATGCGCGCGCCGTTCTCCGCCGTGATCGCGCTGCTGCAGGATCGGACATCGGGCGATAGCGGCGCGGTAACGGCCGAAACGGCCCTGCGCATACGCCAGCACGCCGGGCGCGGGCTGCAACTGGCGGACGATTTCGTGCAGCTTGCCCGCCTTGAGAACGCCAGCGTCGTGGCGGAACCGGTCGATCTGGCGGGCGCGCTCGCGGAAGCCATCGACCTGGTCTGGCAGCGTGCGCGCCAGCGCAACGTGGCGATCCGCGAGCGTATCGACGATGACGATCTGTGGGTGATGGGGGACCCGGCCCTGGTCCAGCGCGCGCTGCTCAACCTGCTGGGCAATGCGGTGAAGTTCGCGCCCGAAGGTGGAACCGTCGAATGCCACATCGTGCGCGAGGGCGCGCTGGCCGCCTGCTCGATCACGGGACAGGGGCCGCCGATGCCGCCGGAGCGCGCGCGCGATCCGTTCATTCCCTTCGCGCCGGGCACCGATGCGGCGGGCGAGGCCAGCCGGGGGCTTGGGCTGGCGTTCGTGAGAATGGCGGCGGAACGGCAGAACGGCAGCGTCGGTTATCGCGAGATGCCGGATGGCATGAAGGAGTTCACCATCCGCCTGCCTCTCGCCACCGACGATTGA
- a CDS encoding Crp/Fnr family transcriptional regulator translates to MIEEAVSARDGMRVFHRHEYLARHAQKTDHIFKIEEGWACQYRLLVDGRRQIITLFLPGEYCEPQWLFQGTPTLPVVALTRLRARSLSMAGIHRRPAQEADGMTSILESLLTILNRREQWIFNLGRLSATERLCSLLCELFERLKRACHVIENRCVMPLTQYDLADIVGLSAVHVNRVLQMLRAEKLIELHGKRLTLLNIEGLRRLAITPNSQRLAV, encoded by the coding sequence ATGATAGAAGAAGCGGTATCCGCGCGCGACGGCATGCGTGTCTTTCACAGGCACGAATACCTCGCGCGTCATGCACAGAAAACGGACCATATCTTCAAGATCGAGGAAGGTTGGGCTTGCCAATACAGATTGCTGGTCGACGGACGACGGCAAATCATTACGCTGTTTCTTCCCGGTGAATACTGCGAACCGCAATGGCTTTTCCAGGGAACCCCGACACTGCCCGTGGTTGCGCTGACGCGCCTGCGCGCTCGATCGCTGTCCATGGCGGGTATCCATCGCAGGCCAGCGCAAGAGGCGGATGGAATGACCAGCATACTGGAATCCCTGCTCACCATTCTTAACCGGCGCGAACAGTGGATATTCAATCTTGGCCGGCTCTCGGCGACCGAGCGCCTGTGCAGCCTGCTGTGCGAACTGTTCGAACGGCTGAAACGCGCCTGCCACGTCATCGAAAACCGCTGCGTCATGCCCCTGACGCAATACGATCTGGCGGATATCGTTGGCTTGTCGGCCGTTCACGTCAATCGCGTGCTACAAATGCTGCGGGCAGAAAAACTTATCGAATTGCATGGCAAGCGGCTGACTCTTCTCAATATCGAAGGGCTGCGCCGGCTGGCGATCACGCCCAATTCGCAGCGCCTCGCTGTTTGA
- a CDS encoding glycosyltransferase family 4 protein has translation MDHPQAPQRYGSEVCMAIGEGTREDFEAAANRINASGTDAVWIQHEYGIFGGEDGNYICNLVDRVAAPVILTLHTVLRDPTPGQRAVLQHLIDRARAVIVMSREARDLLASLYDARNVTVIPHGVPDRPFGRELAAKACLGLADRHVLMTFGLLGSGKGIEQVIEAMPAILARHPNTVYRIVGATHPALVAREGEAYRHALQALAQRLGVADHIQWDDRFLDTDELLDQLEACDIFLTPYPNLQQSTSGTLSYAVALGKAVVSTPFSHARELLADGVGTLVEPGSANAIAQAVIDLLADATALEAIKRRAYAKGRDAIWPRVAEMAQAVLRIAAPLAKPLQVAPGKMPALSGVFAMSDSTGIYQHSLGIVPDRRHGYCLDDNARALMLMNVARDLPAGERLRWSMTYASFIAHAWNEEERCFRNFMGFDRRWLEERGSADSNGRTLWALGHTAECAPDADIREWAVETFMRSRRCVSSESPLRTLCFAMLGEAALLRAGVPPHQVGDFLAKGGPVLMAMLERTRRPEWVWFEPALAYDNPRICEALIEAGLVHDRADWVQAALEALDWLMRSQTSSRGHFRPVGSETFGKPATVLPFDQQPLEAWAAVDAARTAYFIGEDVKWIRSARTAFAWFEGANDRNVALGDAASGRCRDGVTPRGVNRNCGAESVLAYHLASRALSDLIATVEGRNLAARTSTEPASYQRH, from the coding sequence ATGGATCATCCACAGGCTCCGCAGCGTTATGGCAGCGAGGTCTGCATGGCGATCGGGGAGGGCACCCGCGAAGACTTCGAGGCGGCGGCGAACAGGATCAACGCCAGCGGCACGGATGCGGTGTGGATACAGCACGAATACGGCATCTTTGGCGGCGAGGATGGCAACTATATCTGCAATCTCGTCGATCGCGTCGCCGCGCCCGTGATCCTGACGCTGCATACCGTTCTGCGCGATCCCACCCCCGGCCAGCGCGCGGTGTTGCAGCACCTTATCGATCGTGCCCGCGCGGTCATCGTGATGTCGCGCGAAGCGCGTGACTTGCTCGCCAGCCTTTATGATGCCCGCAACGTCACCGTGATTCCGCATGGCGTTCCCGATCGTCCGTTCGGCCGCGAACTGGCGGCCAAGGCGTGTCTGGGGCTCGCTGACCGGCACGTTCTGATGACGTTCGGGTTGCTGGGGAGCGGTAAGGGGATCGAGCAGGTGATCGAGGCGATGCCCGCGATCCTGGCGCGGCATCCGAACACCGTGTACCGCATCGTCGGCGCCACCCACCCCGCGCTTGTGGCGCGGGAGGGGGAGGCCTATCGCCATGCCTTGCAGGCACTCGCGCAGCGGTTGGGAGTGGCCGATCATATTCAGTGGGATGACCGGTTTCTGGACACGGACGAGCTTCTCGACCAGCTGGAAGCCTGCGATATTTTCCTGACGCCCTATCCCAATCTGCAGCAATCGACGTCGGGAACGCTGAGTTATGCCGTGGCGCTCGGCAAGGCGGTTGTGAGCACCCCCTTTTCCCATGCGCGCGAGTTGCTCGCGGACGGTGTGGGCACGCTGGTCGAACCGGGCTCGGCGAACGCCATCGCGCAGGCCGTGATCGATCTGCTGGCCGATGCGACGGCGCTGGAAGCGATCAAGCGGCGGGCCTATGCCAAGGGGCGGGACGCGATCTGGCCCCGCGTGGCGGAAATGGCCCAGGCTGTTCTGCGCATTGCCGCGCCACTGGCCAAGCCACTTCAGGTCGCGCCAGGCAAAATGCCGGCCCTTTCCGGCGTGTTCGCCATGTCGGACAGCACCGGCATCTATCAGCATTCGCTCGGCATCGTGCCCGACCGCCGCCATGGCTATTGCCTGGACGACAACGCCCGCGCGCTGATGCTGATGAACGTGGCGCGCGATCTGCCCGCCGGCGAACGCCTGCGCTGGTCGATGACCTACGCCAGCTTCATCGCCCACGCCTGGAACGAGGAAGAGCGCTGCTTCCGCAATTTCATGGGTTTCGATCGCCGCTGGCTCGAAGAGCGCGGGTCGGCGGACTCGAACGGCCGGACGCTGTGGGCGCTGGGGCATACGGCGGAATGCGCGCCCGATGCGGATATCCGCGAATGGGCTGTCGAGACGTTCATGCGATCAAGGCGTTGCGTCTCTTCCGAAAGCCCTTTGCGGACCCTTTGCTTCGCGATGTTGGGAGAAGCCGCGCTGCTGCGCGCGGGCGTACCACCCCACCAGGTCGGCGATTTCCTGGCCAAGGGCGGCCCGGTGCTGATGGCGATGCTGGAACGCACGCGGCGTCCCGAATGGGTGTGGTTCGAGCCGGCCCTGGCCTATGACAATCCACGGATTTGCGAGGCGCTGATCGAGGCCGGTCTTGTCCACGACCGCGCGGATTGGGTGCAGGCGGCACTGGAAGCGCTCGACTGGCTCATGCGATCCCAGACGAGCAGCCGGGGCCATTTCCGCCCCGTCGGTTCGGAAACCTTCGGCAAGCCGGCAACGGTCTTGCCGTTCGACCAGCAGCCCCTGGAAGCATGGGCGGCCGTCGACGCGGCCCGGACGGCCTATTTCATCGGCGAGGACGTGAAGTGGATCCGGTCGGCGCGCACCGCTTTCGCGTGGTTCGAGGGCGCCAACGACCGCAACGTGGCATTGGGCGACGCGGCTTCGGGCCGGTGCCGCGATGGCGTGACTCCGCGCGGCGTGAACCGCAACTGCGGCGCGGAGTCGGTTCTCGCCTACCATCTGGCCAGCCGCGCGCTCTCTGATCTCATCGCCACAGTGGAAGGACGCAATCTTGCAGCCAGGACCAGTACCGAACCGGCTTCGTATCAGCGACACTAG
- a CDS encoding DUF983 domain-containing protein has product MTGSSLDHLAPDGDRAPGMVRPSLAQAIKRGFVGRCPRCARAKLFRAFLKPVDRCPDCQQDWSCQRADDFPAYLAILLTGHLVAPLIIAVELDFSPPAWVQMTLWPAIVAAMVLALIQPAKGAVIAAQWRLGLHGFAASDMQAADADANGGARS; this is encoded by the coding sequence GTGACGGGTTCTTCGTTGGATCATCTTGCCCCGGACGGCGATCGTGCGCCGGGGATGGTCCGTCCGTCGCTGGCGCAGGCGATCAAGCGCGGATTTGTCGGGCGCTGCCCCCGCTGCGCGCGCGCGAAGCTGTTTCGGGCTTTCCTCAAGCCCGTGGACCGTTGCCCCGATTGCCAGCAGGACTGGTCATGCCAGCGCGCGGACGATTTTCCCGCCTATCTCGCGATCCTGTTGACGGGCCATCTCGTCGCGCCACTGATCATTGCGGTGGAGCTCGATTTCTCGCCTCCGGCCTGGGTGCAGATGACATTGTGGCCCGCGATCGTGGCGGCGATGGTGCTCGCGCTGATCCAGCCGGCCAAGGGCGCGGTGATCGCGGCGCAATGGCGGCTGGGCCTGCACGGTTTCGCGGCATCCGATATGCAGGCCGCGGATGCCGACGCTAACGGTGGCGCCAGAAGCTGA
- a CDS encoding MarR family transcriptional regulator, which yields MKAFEIGGIALEPARMGIPLLACEGDIIVSPPLPERAARAHLALARELYSARRRRERFFPADLFGEAAWDILLDLYIARHEKREVATTSACIGAYVPPTTALRWLRHLMEHDYVHREDDGKDRRRTFVRLSAKGNAAMDAFLANMLKTMARNLGAVLMAEMEGDCQ from the coding sequence ATGAAGGCTTTCGAAATCGGAGGAATTGCCCTCGAACCTGCCAGGATGGGCATCCCGCTGCTGGCATGCGAAGGGGACATCATCGTTTCGCCCCCGCTGCCCGAACGCGCGGCTCGGGCGCACCTGGCTTTGGCGCGCGAGCTCTATTCGGCGCGCCGGCGGCGCGAGCGGTTCTTTCCCGCCGACCTGTTCGGCGAAGCGGCGTGGGATATCCTGCTGGATCTCTATATCGCCCGCCACGAAAAGCGTGAAGTCGCCACCACCAGCGCCTGCATTGGTGCCTATGTTCCGCCGACCACGGCGCTGCGCTGGCTGCGCCATCTGATGGAGCATGACTACGTGCACCGCGAAGACGACGGCAAGGATCGGCGCAGGACGTTCGTGCGCCTTTCGGCCAAGGGCAACGCGGCGATGGACGCCTTCCTGGCGAACATGCTGAAGACGATGGCGCGCAACTTGGGCGCGGTGCTGATGGCCGAAATGGAAGGGGATTGTCAGTAG